One stretch of Bradyrhizobium canariense DNA includes these proteins:
- a CDS encoding ABC transporter ATP-binding protein: protein MSEISVRNLTKIFESQNPFERVVALDNVSCEIPSGQFLCIIGPSGCGKSTLLHAIAGFVQGTSGETLQDGKAIKQPGPDRIVIFQEYGLFPWLTVAENVEFGLLAKGVPAAERKKIVQHYLDLVKLGGFEHRYPHELSGGMRQRVSIARALAPDPEVVLMDEPFAALDSLTRDVLQEEILRIWEKTRKTFVLITHNIEEAVFLGDRVIVMTARPGRIKAQIDVDIARPRDPSIRTSHPRFLETKERLSQLLRTEIIREVA, encoded by the coding sequence ATGAGCGAGATCAGCGTTCGGAACCTCACGAAAATCTTCGAAAGTCAGAACCCATTCGAACGCGTCGTGGCGCTCGATAACGTGTCCTGTGAAATTCCATCCGGCCAGTTTCTCTGCATCATTGGACCGTCAGGCTGCGGCAAGAGCACGTTGCTTCACGCGATCGCGGGTTTTGTCCAGGGGACCAGCGGCGAGACGTTGCAGGACGGCAAGGCGATCAAACAGCCGGGGCCAGACCGCATCGTTATCTTTCAGGAATACGGGCTGTTCCCGTGGCTGACCGTTGCAGAGAATGTCGAGTTCGGGCTGCTCGCGAAGGGTGTTCCCGCGGCAGAGCGAAAGAAGATCGTTCAGCACTATCTCGATCTCGTCAAACTCGGTGGCTTCGAGCACCGCTACCCGCACGAACTTTCCGGCGGAATGCGGCAGCGGGTGAGCATCGCGAGAGCGCTCGCGCCCGATCCCGAGGTTGTCCTGATGGACGAGCCCTTTGCGGCGCTGGACTCGCTGACCAGGGACGTTCTTCAAGAAGAGATCCTGAGAATTTGGGAAAAGACCCGAAAGACCTTCGTTCTGATCACCCACAATATCGAGGAGGCCGTCTTTCTCGGAGACCGCGTCATTGTCATGACGGCTCGACCGGGCCGGATCAAAGCTCAAATCGACGTCGATATTGCGCGCCCGCGAGACCCGTCGATCCGTACCAGCCATCCGCGCTTCCTCGAAACCAAGGAGCGTCT
- a CDS encoding mandelate racemase/muconate lactonizing enzyme family protein, which translates to MNRRTEERPAPRPAVAPQRIVKAETILVSIPFESGGTPPWSFGGSPRLQFDTLFVRLETEDGIVGWGEAFSRGEDKSLAALIETRVLPLVIGRNAFEISKIKFDLEFQLQNFGRIGPIVYGISAVDIALWDIMGKLTGVPLSTLLGGAFAGEVEVYASLMRYGNCADVVKATRQAIERGYRYIKLHEITENEIRASVEAAGSDALVMLDTNCPWSVAEALRYDELLKPLNLYWLEEPVWPPENYVGLARVKATGRHRIAAGENAGSLHDFVAMIEANAIDIAQPDVAKTGGVSELLKIAALCDAKGIEFVPHCAIFGPGQVATIHLSAAQRQLPLLERLYCDFEAELYRGETTPKRGKVRVPAGPGLGLDPALDVIDRYRVK; encoded by the coding sequence ATGAATAGGCGGACCGAGGAGAGGCCGGCGCCGCGCCCGGCCGTGGCGCCGCAACGGATCGTCAAGGCGGAAACCATCCTGGTCTCCATTCCCTTCGAATCCGGCGGCACCCCGCCCTGGAGTTTTGGCGGCTCGCCGCGACTGCAGTTCGATACGCTGTTCGTGAGGCTTGAGACCGAAGACGGCATTGTCGGCTGGGGCGAGGCGTTCTCGCGCGGCGAGGACAAATCTCTTGCCGCACTGATCGAAACCCGCGTTCTCCCGCTGGTGATCGGCCGCAACGCATTCGAAATCTCGAAGATCAAATTCGACCTCGAGTTTCAGCTCCAGAACTTCGGCCGTATTGGCCCGATCGTCTACGGGATTTCGGCGGTCGACATCGCCTTGTGGGACATCATGGGGAAACTCACCGGTGTCCCGCTGTCGACGCTGCTTGGAGGCGCTTTCGCCGGCGAAGTGGAAGTTTATGCAAGCCTGATGAGATACGGAAACTGCGCCGATGTCGTCAAGGCAACCCGGCAAGCCATCGAGCGCGGTTACCGCTACATCAAACTTCACGAGATCACCGAGAACGAGATCCGCGCGTCCGTGGAAGCGGCAGGCTCGGATGCGCTGGTGATGCTCGATACCAACTGCCCGTGGTCGGTTGCCGAAGCGCTGCGCTACGACGAACTCCTCAAGCCTCTCAATCTGTACTGGCTGGAAGAGCCGGTGTGGCCGCCCGAGAATTATGTCGGTCTTGCACGCGTGAAAGCGACCGGCCGGCACCGGATCGCAGCCGGCGAGAATGCCGGTAGTTTGCACGACTTCGTCGCCATGATCGAAGCCAACGCGATCGATATCGCGCAGCCCGATGTAGCCAAAACGGGCGGGGTCTCGGAGCTGCTGAAGATCGCCGCGCTGTGCGATGCGAAGGGAATCGAGTTCGTCCCACATTGCGCCATCTTCGGGCCGGGACAGGTCGCAACCATCCACCTCAGCGCCGCGCAACGTCAGCTTCCGCTGCTGGAGCGGCTCTACTGCGATTTCGAAGCCGAACTCTACCGCGGCGAGACAACCCCGAAGCGAGGCAAGGTCCGGGTTCCCGCCGGGCCGGGGCTCGGTCTCGATCCAGCTCTCGATGTGATCGATCGCTACCGCGTCAAGTAG
- a CDS encoding GntR family transcriptional regulator encodes MVAQVISGLVEKRSLDRAAADAIRQAITSGALNPGARLTEVELASGLKVSRGTIRAALQRLLSEGLIAQKPYAGWEVATLTSRDAWELYTLRSSLEGLAAQLAARNPERRSLIEPAFDKLKAAAKTRDQKQITDADLALHKAIVVLANHKRLFDQYGYVEQQVRMYMASSNAILEKPELVISNHEKLVSSVLKGNASAAERSAQEHTKAAGEVLTRYLQEKEKQIELAAPAKRA; translated from the coding sequence TTGGTTGCTCAGGTCATTTCAGGGCTGGTCGAGAAACGTAGTCTCGACCGCGCAGCGGCGGACGCGATCAGGCAGGCCATCACAAGTGGGGCGCTGAACCCGGGCGCACGATTGACCGAAGTCGAACTGGCTTCGGGACTGAAGGTTTCGCGCGGAACGATCCGGGCTGCGCTTCAGCGACTGTTGAGCGAAGGGCTGATCGCCCAGAAGCCCTATGCCGGATGGGAAGTTGCAACTCTGACATCGCGCGATGCGTGGGAGCTGTACACGCTGCGATCGAGTCTCGAAGGGCTGGCGGCCCAGCTTGCGGCTCGCAATCCCGAGCGGCGGAGCTTGATCGAACCGGCGTTCGACAAGCTGAAGGCCGCGGCCAAAACTCGTGACCAAAAGCAGATCACGGATGCCGATCTGGCACTTCACAAGGCGATCGTCGTCCTGGCGAACCACAAGCGTCTTTTCGATCAATACGGCTATGTCGAGCAGCAGGTTCGGATGTACATGGCTTCTTCGAACGCGATACTTGAAAAGCCGGAGCTCGTGATTTCGAACCATGAGAAGTTGGTAAGTTCGGTCCTGAAGGGTAACGCGTCTGCCGCTGAACGAAGCGCGCAGGAACACACCAAGGCAGCGGGCGAGGTTCTGACCCGATATCTCCAGGAAAAAGAAAAACAGATCGAGCTTGCCGCGCCAGCGAAGCGCGCTTAG
- a CDS encoding AraC family transcriptional regulator produces MLDDLITRHLGYHATARPMAAMEIDYPSGASTGPHAHPRGQLLYAIEGVMIVRSAAGVWVVPPNRAVWLTAGLDHEVRMCGDVKIRTVFVDQHAAPHLPQASCVIAVSPLLRELIVAAMRVPLDYASDTRDARLMRLLLDELREVDVLPLHLPMPNDARLRNVCEAMVARPDDASTAEQWARQLRLTPKTVHRLFSRETGLTFGQWRQQARLLFALERLARGDRIIDVALDSGYASQSAFTAMFRKHFGMPPTAFYR; encoded by the coding sequence ATGCTTGACGACTTGATCACCCGGCACCTCGGCTATCACGCGACGGCGCGGCCGATGGCGGCCATGGAGATCGATTATCCAAGCGGCGCCTCGACTGGTCCGCACGCGCATCCCCGTGGTCAGCTGCTGTACGCCATCGAAGGGGTCATGATCGTGCGCTCCGCCGCAGGTGTCTGGGTGGTGCCGCCCAATCGCGCCGTCTGGTTGACCGCAGGGCTCGATCACGAAGTCCGAATGTGCGGTGACGTGAAGATTCGGACCGTCTTCGTCGACCAACACGCCGCGCCCCACTTGCCACAGGCGAGTTGCGTCATCGCGGTGTCTCCGCTGCTGCGGGAACTGATCGTTGCGGCGATGCGCGTTCCGCTCGACTACGCCTCCGACACGCGAGACGCGCGCCTGATGCGTCTATTGCTCGATGAATTGCGGGAAGTCGATGTGCTTCCATTGCATCTGCCGATGCCGAACGATGCACGGCTACGCAACGTGTGCGAAGCCATGGTCGCGCGGCCTGACGATGCATCGACCGCGGAGCAATGGGCTCGGCAGCTCAGGCTGACACCCAAGACCGTCCATCGCCTGTTCTCCCGGGAGACCGGCCTGACCTTTGGGCAATGGCGCCAGCAGGCACGTCTTCTATTTGCCCTCGAACGGCTCGCGCGCGGCGATCGGATCATCGATGTCGCGCTCGACAGCGGCTATGCCAGCCAAAGTGCCTTTACCGCCATGTTCCGGAAGCATTTCGGTATGCCGCCGACCGCTTTCTATCGCTAG
- a CDS encoding DMT family transporter gives MLKQKTALLYPFLAIVLWAGNVIASRLSAHTIGPQAITFYRLLLAVALMSLFVARPAWRNRSAIWPHFGQFAILGFLAMCLFQSLSYLAAETTTATNMAVFTALTPLLTVGLSAVLLGEDPTLGMVGGGLLSLAGLIYLVSGGDLSTLFRDGVHPGDALMLLAALVYALYGVLLKRWNLPITGWQSTYMQALCALAIMFPAFLATPAPLRQLNTATLPLIGYAGGLASVVLPFLWIRGVQQLGPNRCAVFMNLLPVLTAAAAIVMLGEPVRSFHVIGGGLALCGVAFAQTFRRPLTRRTVSIAG, from the coding sequence ATGCTCAAACAAAAAACCGCTCTCCTCTATCCCTTTCTCGCTATCGTTTTGTGGGCGGGAAACGTCATCGCCTCTCGCCTGTCGGCGCATACCATTGGGCCGCAGGCCATCACCTTCTATCGCCTGCTGCTTGCCGTTGCCCTGATGAGCCTCTTCGTCGCGCGGCCGGCTTGGCGGAATCGGTCAGCGATCTGGCCTCACTTCGGCCAGTTCGCGATTCTCGGCTTTCTGGCAATGTGCCTGTTCCAAAGCCTGTCCTATCTGGCGGCGGAGACAACGACGGCGACCAACATGGCGGTGTTTACCGCGCTGACGCCGCTTCTCACGGTCGGGCTCAGCGCTGTGCTGCTCGGCGAGGACCCGACGCTCGGAATGGTCGGCGGTGGCCTGCTGTCTCTCGCTGGTCTGATCTATCTTGTCAGCGGTGGCGACTTGTCGACGTTATTCCGCGACGGAGTCCATCCGGGCGATGCGCTGATGCTGTTGGCCGCGCTGGTCTATGCGCTCTACGGTGTGTTGCTGAAACGGTGGAATCTGCCGATCACCGGGTGGCAATCAACCTACATGCAGGCGCTCTGCGCTCTTGCCATCATGTTTCCGGCCTTTCTGGCGACCCCCGCACCGCTGCGCCAGCTTAACACGGCGACACTGCCGCTGATCGGCTATGCGGGCGGGCTGGCATCGGTCGTGCTCCCGTTCCTCTGGATTCGAGGTGTGCAGCAACTTGGTCCGAATCGCTGTGCCGTCTTTATGAATCTGCTGCCCGTGCTGACCGCGGCTGCGGCGATCGTGATGTTGGGCGAGCCCGTCAGGTCCTTCCATGTGATCGGCGGCGGCCTGGCACTTTGCGGCGTTGCCTTCGCGCAGACATTTCGCCGACCGCTCACCCGGCGCACGGTATCGATCGCCGGGTGA
- a CDS encoding MFS transporter — translation MNVGRVTVASDIDTVTMETDARRTRRAAIWGSAIGYATDGFDLLILGFMLRPISVDLGLSQAQAASLVTATLFGAVLGGFAFGWLSDQLGRVRVLVWTIVLFAVFTGLCAFARGYWDLLFFRTIAGVGLGGEFGIGMALVAEACPAAERGRVSSYVGLGWQVGVLAAAIVTPLLLPAIGWRGMFLIGILPAAAAYLIRRTLPEPELFLRDAKTRALQSSLRLLVKDADTIKLSFGMVILCSVQNFGYYGVMIWLPNYLSTRFGLALTQTAVWTVATIAGMAAGIFVFGQVADRIGRRSAFFAYMTGAAVMVLCYSRLSDPVQLLFAGAVMGFFVNGMLGGYGALMSELYPTAARATAQNVLFNIGRAVGGLGPLLVGLVASARGFEFAITVLAALYVVDLATMWLLIPERRGAELQ, via the coding sequence GTGAACGTCGGTCGGGTAACCGTTGCGTCTGACATCGATACGGTCACGATGGAGACGGATGCCAGGCGGACGCGCCGCGCTGCGATCTGGGGATCCGCGATCGGGTACGCGACGGACGGGTTCGACCTGCTCATCCTCGGCTTCATGCTGCGTCCGATCTCGGTCGATCTTGGTCTCTCGCAAGCGCAAGCGGCTTCGCTGGTTACGGCGACGTTATTCGGCGCCGTGCTCGGCGGTTTTGCGTTTGGATGGCTGTCCGACCAGCTTGGTCGCGTGCGGGTTCTGGTTTGGACGATTGTGTTGTTTGCCGTCTTCACCGGTTTATGCGCTTTCGCGCGGGGATACTGGGATCTGCTGTTTTTCCGAACCATCGCCGGCGTCGGCCTTGGCGGCGAATTCGGCATCGGAATGGCGCTGGTCGCAGAGGCGTGTCCTGCCGCGGAGCGGGGGCGAGTTTCATCTTATGTTGGCTTGGGCTGGCAGGTCGGTGTGCTGGCCGCCGCCATCGTCACGCCGCTGCTGCTGCCGGCGATCGGGTGGCGCGGCATGTTCCTGATCGGAATTCTCCCTGCGGCGGCGGCTTATCTTATCCGTCGAACCCTGCCCGAGCCCGAGTTGTTCCTGCGCGACGCAAAAACCCGCGCACTCCAATCGTCGCTTCGGCTGCTGGTGAAGGATGCCGATACCATCAAGCTCTCCTTCGGCATGGTGATCCTCTGTTCAGTTCAGAACTTCGGCTATTACGGCGTCATGATCTGGTTGCCTAATTATCTTTCGACCCGTTTCGGTCTGGCCCTTACGCAAACCGCGGTTTGGACCGTAGCCACAATCGCTGGCATGGCGGCTGGTATCTTCGTGTTCGGCCAGGTCGCAGATCGCATCGGCCGGCGCTCGGCTTTCTTTGCTTATATGACCGGCGCCGCGGTCATGGTGCTGTGCTATTCCCGTCTTTCGGATCCAGTGCAGCTGCTGTTTGCCGGCGCCGTCATGGGGTTTTTCGTCAACGGAATGCTCGGCGGCTACGGAGCGCTGATGAGTGAGCTGTACCCGACGGCAGCGCGCGCGACCGCTCAAAACGTCCTGTTCAACATCGGCAGGGCTGTCGGTGGCCTTGGTCCGCTGCTGGTCGGCCTCGTCGCTTCCGCCCGCGGCTTTGAATTCGCGATTACTGTGCTGGCGGCGCTTTACGTCGTCGACCTCGCGACGATGTGGCTACTGATCCCGGAGCGTCGCGGCGCCGAGCTGCAATAG
- a CDS encoding LysR family transcriptional regulator: MDRLDAMRVFSRVVERRSFTLAAEDLGLPRSTVTDAVKQLEAHLGVRLLERTTRHVSPTLDGEAYYRRCVSILADIEDAEGAFAGAKPKGLLRVDMHGTLARHFVLPRLPEFLQTYPDIELYISEGDRLVDLIREGIDCVLRVGTPQNSDLIVRRIAMLGEATLASPAYLERFGTPAHPDMLAEGHRMVGFRSSATGAVLPLEFTIDGQVCNRVLPATVSVNAAEGYFAAAKLGLGLIQIPRYHADHALRTGELVQVLENFPPTPSSVSVLYPHSRQLSPRVRVFINWLVSIFDRAT; encoded by the coding sequence ATGGACAGACTAGATGCCATGCGGGTCTTTTCCCGCGTCGTGGAAAGGCGCAGCTTCACGCTGGCCGCCGAGGATTTGGGCCTGCCCCGCTCGACCGTCACCGATGCGGTGAAACAGCTCGAAGCCCACCTGGGCGTCCGTCTGCTAGAGCGCACGACCCGCCATGTCAGTCCCACTCTCGATGGCGAAGCCTATTACAGGCGTTGTGTCAGTATACTCGCCGATATCGAGGACGCTGAGGGCGCCTTTGCCGGCGCCAAGCCGAAGGGTCTGCTGCGCGTCGACATGCATGGCACGCTGGCGCGGCATTTCGTGCTGCCGCGCCTGCCGGAATTCCTCCAGACATATCCGGACATCGAACTCTACATAAGCGAGGGCGACCGGCTGGTTGATCTGATCCGCGAAGGTATCGACTGCGTGCTGCGCGTCGGCACGCCCCAGAACAGCGACCTGATCGTCCGGCGCATCGCCATGCTGGGCGAAGCGACGCTGGCCTCGCCGGCCTATCTCGAACGGTTCGGCACGCCGGCGCATCCGGATATGCTGGCCGAAGGGCATCGCATGGTCGGTTTCCGTTCGTCAGCGACAGGCGCGGTGTTGCCGCTGGAATTCACCATCGACGGACAGGTCTGTAACCGCGTCCTGCCGGCGACGGTGTCAGTCAACGCCGCCGAGGGCTATTTCGCAGCGGCCAAGCTGGGTCTCGGGCTGATCCAGATTCCGCGCTACCATGCCGACCATGCGCTGAGGACCGGAGAGCTTGTGCAGGTGCTGGAGAATTTTCCGCCGACGCCCAGTTCCGTATCCGTCCTTTACCCACACAGCCGGCAACTGTCGCCCCGCGTGCGAGTCTTTATAAATTGGCTTGTCAGTATCTTCGACCGGGCGACTTAG
- a CDS encoding SDR family oxidoreductase: protein MSGNSSKVAIVTGASRGIGAAIAERLARDGFTVVVNYSGNAAPAEELARKIEQAGGKALTAKADVADADAVRRMFDAAETAFGGVDILVNNAGIMQLARIADADDANFDRQIAVNLKGTFNTLREAAKRLRDGGRIINFSTTVVGLKLETYGVYAATKAAVETLTAILAKEMRGRNITVNAVAPGPTATDLFLNGKSPELIERMSKMNPLERLGAPADIAASVAFLAGPDGGWINGQTLRANGGMI, encoded by the coding sequence ATGTCAGGGAACAGCAGCAAGGTCGCCATCGTCACGGGCGCATCCAGAGGCATCGGCGCCGCGATCGCGGAGCGCCTCGCCAGGGACGGCTTCACCGTCGTCGTCAACTATTCGGGCAATGCCGCTCCGGCGGAGGAGCTTGCCCGCAAGATCGAACAGGCCGGCGGCAAGGCCCTGACCGCCAAAGCCGACGTTGCCGACGCGGATGCCGTCCGCCGGATGTTCGATGCCGCGGAAACCGCCTTCGGCGGTGTCGATATCCTCGTCAACAATGCCGGCATCATGCAGCTCGCCAGGATCGCCGACGCCGATGACGCGAACTTCGATCGCCAGATCGCCGTCAACTTGAAGGGCACTTTCAACACGCTGCGCGAGGCGGCCAAGCGCCTGCGTGATGGTGGCCGCATCATCAATTTCTCGACCACCGTGGTCGGCCTGAAGCTCGAAACCTATGGCGTCTATGCCGCCACCAAGGCCGCGGTCGAGACATTGACCGCGATCCTGGCCAAGGAGATGCGCGGCCGCAACATCACCGTGAACGCGGTGGCGCCCGGCCCGACGGCCACCGACCTGTTCCTCAACGGCAAGAGCCCCGAGCTGATCGAGCGCATGTCGAAGATGAACCCGCTGGAGCGTCTCGGCGCCCCGGCGGATATCGCCGCGTCCGTCGCTTTCCTTGCCGGTCCGGACGGCGGCTGGATCAACGGCCAGACGCTGCGCGCCAACGGCGGCATGATCTAA
- a CDS encoding SDR family oxidoreductase, producing the protein MSKQVIVITGASSGFGALTARALAKAGHTVYAGIRATQGRNAPAVADASTFGQENGVDLRTVELDVASDASVEAGIAGIIADTGHLDVVIHNAGHMSFGPAEAFTPEQFAELYDINVLSTQRVNRAALPYMRKAGKGLVVWVSSSSTRGGTPPYLSPYFAAKAAMDSLAVSYASELTRWGIETAIIVPGAFTKGTNHFAHSGSPADTARAAEYNEGPYKGVPEQSLKGLAALEPADADAGEVAVAIVNVVGMPFGKRPFRTHVDPSEDGAEIVNGVADRVRSEMFRRIGLEDLLRPTIKA; encoded by the coding sequence ATGAGCAAGCAAGTCATCGTCATCACCGGCGCGTCGAGCGGTTTCGGCGCGCTCACCGCCCGCGCCCTCGCCAAGGCCGGTCACACCGTTTATGCTGGCATCCGCGCGACACAGGGCCGCAATGCCCCGGCGGTCGCCGATGCCTCCACCTTCGGCCAGGAAAACGGCGTCGACCTGCGCACCGTCGAACTCGACGTTGCCAGCGATGCTTCGGTAGAAGCTGGCATCGCCGGCATCATCGCCGACACGGGACATCTCGACGTCGTCATCCACAACGCCGGGCATATGTCCTTCGGGCCGGCCGAAGCCTTCACGCCGGAGCAGTTCGCCGAGCTTTACGACATCAACGTACTCTCGACCCAGCGCGTGAATCGCGCCGCGCTGCCCTATATGCGCAAGGCGGGCAAGGGGCTTGTCGTATGGGTGTCTTCATCGAGCACCCGCGGCGGCACGCCGCCCTATCTGTCGCCCTATTTCGCGGCCAAGGCGGCGATGGATTCGCTCGCCGTCTCCTATGCAAGCGAACTGACCCGTTGGGGTATCGAGACCGCGATCATCGTGCCCGGCGCCTTCACCAAGGGCACCAATCACTTCGCCCATTCCGGCTCGCCGGCCGACACCGCGCGCGCCGCCGAATACAATGAAGGTCCCTACAAGGGCGTGCCCGAGCAGTCATTGAAGGGCCTCGCCGCGCTGGAGCCCGCCGATGCCGATGCAGGCGAGGTCGCCGTCGCCATCGTCAACGTGGTCGGCATGCCGTTCGGCAAGCGGCCCTTCCGCACCCATGTCGATCCGTCCGAAGACGGAGCGGAAATCGTCAACGGCGTCGCCGATCGCGTCCGTTCCGAGATGTTCCGCCGCATCGGCCTCGAAGACTTGTTAAGGCCAACGATCAAGGCTTGA
- a CDS encoding SDR family NAD(P)-dependent oxidoreductase, producing the protein MIMEQSIAWVVGVGASRGLGAAIARCFAREGFRVAVTGRSPRSLAIVVEEIIAAGGQAIALPGDARDESALTAILERLESIGPVEVGIYNAGNAIWGPALETSSADFEEIWRVGCFGGFVFGREVARRMLRRGRGTILFTGATAALRGKATFTAFSAAKAGLRMVSQSFARAFGPQGIHVAHAVIDGSIEGDKIFSVIPDIAQRKGPDGLLEPDAIAEGYWYLHMQPRSVWSQEIDFRPYAENF; encoded by the coding sequence ATGATCATGGAGCAATCGATTGCTTGGGTGGTTGGAGTTGGTGCCAGCCGAGGCTTAGGCGCCGCCATCGCCAGATGCTTCGCCCGTGAAGGATTTAGGGTTGCTGTTACGGGTCGCTCCCCCCGGTCGCTTGCAATTGTAGTCGAGGAGATCATCGCCGCCGGGGGCCAAGCGATCGCACTTCCCGGCGATGCTCGCGACGAGTCGGCACTGACTGCAATTCTGGAGCGGTTAGAATCAATTGGCCCCGTCGAAGTCGGTATCTACAACGCGGGTAACGCGATCTGGGGGCCCGCGCTTGAGACCTCCTCGGCCGATTTCGAGGAAATCTGGCGCGTCGGTTGCTTCGGAGGCTTCGTGTTTGGCCGGGAAGTTGCTCGCCGGATGCTCCGGCGCGGCCGGGGAACGATCCTGTTCACAGGTGCGACGGCCGCACTGCGTGGTAAGGCCACCTTTACCGCCTTCTCGGCGGCCAAAGCAGGCCTGCGGATGGTGAGCCAATCCTTCGCACGAGCATTTGGACCCCAAGGCATCCACGTGGCACACGCGGTCATCGACGGTTCCATTGAAGGTGACAAGATCTTCAGCGTGATCCCTGATATTGCACAACGAAAGGGACCGGATGGGCTGCTTGAACCAGATGCGATCGCCGAGGGGTACTGGTATCTCCACATGCAGCCTCGCTCAGTATGGTCGCAAGAAATAGATTTCCGACCTTATGCGGAAAACTTCTAA
- a CDS encoding aldolase yields MPEMLLPTPKEKNVHAIQAEADLASLPATAAWTDVQKIALAARILASEGHFGGLAGQLTARIAQDQFLTLALGTAFDEAKPSDFIVVDSDLRVIDGKGIPNPATRFHLWIYQHKPGIRSIVHTHPPATSALSMIGQPLIVAHMDMCMFQDQCAYLPDWPGLPIGDEEGIIISEALGDKKTILLANHGLIAAGETIEEAAYLAFFFERAAALQLAASAAGTVHPVDPDKAREARDFLLKPKIVEMTFQYLSRKALKATASSEGAGE; encoded by the coding sequence ATGCCGGAAATGCTCTTGCCGACTCCGAAGGAGAAAAATGTACACGCGATCCAGGCGGAGGCCGACCTCGCGAGTTTGCCCGCGACGGCCGCATGGACCGATGTCCAGAAGATCGCGCTGGCAGCACGCATTCTTGCCAGTGAAGGTCATTTTGGAGGGCTCGCCGGCCAATTGACGGCGCGGATCGCCCAGGACCAGTTTCTGACGCTTGCGCTAGGCACCGCGTTCGACGAGGCCAAGCCGTCCGATTTCATCGTTGTGGATAGCGATCTTAGGGTGATTGACGGCAAGGGGATCCCCAATCCGGCGACGCGCTTCCACCTGTGGATCTATCAGCACAAGCCGGGAATCCGCTCCATCGTGCATACTCATCCACCGGCCACGTCGGCCTTGTCGATGATCGGACAGCCGCTCATCGTCGCGCATATGGACATGTGCATGTTTCAGGACCAGTGCGCCTATCTGCCGGATTGGCCGGGGCTACCCATTGGCGACGAGGAGGGCATCATTATCTCGGAAGCGTTGGGGGATAAGAAGACCATTCTGCTCGCCAACCATGGACTGATCGCGGCCGGCGAGACCATCGAAGAGGCGGCATATCTCGCTTTTTTCTTCGAGCGCGCCGCCGCTCTTCAGCTTGCGGCATCGGCAGCCGGCACGGTTCATCCTGTAGATCCCGACAAGGCGAGAGAGGCCCGCGACTTTCTGCTGAAGCCGAAGATCGTCGAGATGACATTTCAATATCTCTCACGCAAGGCACTGAAAGCGACTGCAAGCAGCGAGGGAGCAGGTGAATGA